A single window of Fervidicoccus fontis Kam940 DNA harbors:
- the arcC gene encoding carbamate kinase: MFKKDGQLIVIALGGNAFLQKGEKGTVEEQWKNVYVAAKEIVGLIKRGYKVVVTHGNGPQVGNVMEWIEALKDKIPPLTMDIAGAMTQGWIGYMLQQAIQNVLIEEGLDHHYRAVTLINQVIVKKDDPAWNNPTKYVGPYYYNEEEIEKLKKERGWVIKPDPRGGYRRVVASPDVVDNVEKEAIKLLYENDFIVIASGGGGIPVVADEIGRLEGREAVIDKDLGGQLLASVVDADIFIILTDVEGAYINYGKPDQKLLKELKVSEAKKLLEQGIFGAGSMGPKVKAAIRFAEKTGKPAYIGHLYKLQDILEGKSGTKILPD; this comes from the coding sequence TTGTTTAAAAAAGATGGACAACTGATAGTCATCGCTCTCGGTGGAAATGCTTTTTTGCAAAAAGGGGAAAAAGGCACTGTAGAAGAGCAGTGGAAGAATGTTTATGTAGCTGCAAAGGAAATTGTCGGATTAATAAAAAGAGGATATAAAGTAGTAGTAACTCATGGAAATGGTCCTCAAGTAGGAAATGTTATGGAATGGATAGAAGCTTTAAAAGACAAAATTCCACCGTTAACTATGGATATTGCAGGAGCTATGACTCAAGGATGGATAGGTTATATGTTACAGCAAGCAATTCAAAATGTGCTGATTGAAGAAGGACTTGACCACCACTACCGTGCAGTAACTCTGATAAATCAAGTTATTGTTAAAAAAGACGATCCTGCATGGAACAATCCTACTAAGTATGTAGGTCCATACTATTATAACGAAGAAGAAATTGAAAAATTGAAAAAAGAAAGAGGGTGGGTAATTAAACCGGATCCTAGGGGAGGTTACAGAAGGGTTGTAGCTTCTCCAGATGTCGTCGATAATGTCGAGAAAGAGGCAATTAAATTGCTTTATGAAAATGATTTTATTGTAATTGCAAGCGGTGGTGGTGGAATCCCGGTTGTTGCCGATGAAATAGGAAGATTAGAAGGCAGAGAAGCTGTAATAGACAAAGACTTAGGCGGTCAGCTATTAGCTTCCGTTGTTGATGCAGATATATTCATAATATTGACAGATGTTGAGGGTGCTTACATTAATTATGGAAAGCCTGACCAGAAGCTACTTAAAGAACTTAAAGTTAGTGAAGCGAAAAAGCTTTTAGAGCAAGGCATTTTTGGAGCTGGTAGCATGGGTCCAAAAGTTAAAGCAGCAATAAGATTTGCGGAGAAAACCGGTAAGCCTGCATATATAGGACATCTATATAAACTTCAAGACATATTAGAAGGAAAGTCTGGGACGAAAATATTACCAGACTAA
- a CDS encoding DUF998 domain-containing protein, translating to MRKNPSKWIRYFKYQGIIAFLIAFIGILIAVKLNPWFDVSKNALSDLGRIGLKYSSIFNITLIISSLFAISYIPYMLKLLSNKFGAFSVGVYTVGAFHLFLIGMFPEGTKFHWFVSLEFFILMSISLLLFSITMLTLKRKTSFFLFLILFLLSLLGSLFVRWPSTALLEIYNITIYFFGFLILYFSEYLK from the coding sequence ATGAGAAAAAACCCGAGCAAATGGATCAGATATTTTAAGTATCAAGGGATTATTGCTTTTCTTATAGCTTTTATTGGAATATTAATAGCGGTTAAATTAAATCCATGGTTTGATGTTTCAAAAAACGCTCTAAGCGATTTAGGAAGGATTGGACTAAAATATTCTTCAATATTTAACATAACATTGATTATCTCATCTCTCTTTGCAATATCTTATATTCCTTACATGTTAAAGCTTTTATCCAATAAGTTTGGTGCCTTCTCCGTTGGTGTATATACAGTAGGAGCATTTCATTTATTTTTAATTGGAATGTTTCCTGAGGGTACAAAGTTTCATTGGTTTGTATCACTAGAATTTTTTATTTTAATGTCAATTTCACTGCTTCTATTTTCTATCACTATGTTAACACTCAAAAGAAAGACGAGCTTTTTCCTCTTTCTCATTTTATTTTTGTTGAGTTTATTAGGATCTTTATTTGTGAGATGGCCTTCTACTGCATTGCTAGAAATATATAACATTACCATATATTTCTTTGGCTTTTTGATTTTATATTTCTCAGAATATTTAAAATAA